The proteins below come from a single Mesobacillus jeotgali genomic window:
- a CDS encoding DUF2515 domain-containing protein, translating to MKKELICCDDLIRIQNKGEGTIFFFNRKVKSPIEVIHENLQKRQKKSLTKNPLEEERKIIQEIKLKTKELNKNNITRTKAYLDFYKKHPEIQWAFLAHMVSRNGGWSMTDLKAELLTRLLSKKEKSSFFSFLERGNWLIFQDAFPQLLLYEESLNRKKPLFTLLPHFNVSIFIETIWNYYWESSDSSLLTIGLIINEQNYIENRVIQNQNYIKDVFNTLEFEIQDFLSFNQILFPYNDYGVTKLAGQTVNQFQSLHERIQLGKRLYAILFDKEVLKKVEEWAMANPHTGSRKDYWPHIFNDVHEGIPGLKYQIKLSSCKVKPGARRIYSPKLQNVWKNSNQPEAEPGDWFGDFKVLEFLEEIEEPSIGNIEYEYCQTLEKLELVAFAKKIISILD from the coding sequence ATGAAAAAGGAACTTATTTGTTGTGATGATTTAATCCGAATCCAGAATAAGGGGGAAGGGACAATATTCTTTTTTAATAGAAAAGTAAAGTCGCCTATTGAAGTGATTCATGAAAATTTGCAAAAAAGGCAAAAAAAGAGTTTGACTAAGAACCCCTTAGAAGAAGAGAGAAAAATCATACAAGAGATAAAGTTGAAGACCAAGGAACTAAATAAAAACAATATAACTAGAACCAAAGCCTATCTGGATTTTTATAAAAAGCACCCGGAAATCCAGTGGGCGTTCCTGGCCCATATGGTCTCCAGGAATGGCGGCTGGAGCATGACAGATTTAAAAGCAGAGCTGCTAACAAGGTTATTATCCAAAAAAGAAAAAAGCTCGTTTTTCTCATTTCTTGAACGAGGCAATTGGCTGATCTTCCAGGATGCTTTTCCTCAGCTGCTGCTTTATGAAGAAAGTCTTAATAGGAAAAAACCGTTATTCACGCTGCTCCCCCACTTTAATGTTTCGATCTTTATTGAGACGATATGGAATTATTATTGGGAATCGTCTGATTCATCCCTGCTGACAATAGGCCTGATTATTAATGAACAGAACTATATTGAAAATAGAGTTATCCAAAACCAAAACTATATCAAGGATGTATTCAATACCCTGGAGTTTGAGATACAGGATTTTTTGTCCTTCAATCAAATTCTATTTCCCTACAATGACTATGGTGTGACTAAACTGGCTGGACAGACAGTGAATCAGTTTCAATCATTGCATGAACGAATCCAATTAGGAAAAAGGTTGTATGCGATCCTTTTTGATAAGGAGGTATTGAAAAAAGTGGAAGAGTGGGCCATGGCAAACCCCCATACAGGCTCAAGAAAAGATTACTGGCCCCATATCTTCAACGATGTGCATGAAGGAATCCCTGGACTTAAATATCAAATTAAACTCAGTTCATGCAAAGTAAAACCAGGGGCAAGAAGAATCTACAGCCCAAAACTCCAGAATGTCTGGAAAAACAGTAATCAACCTGAAGCAGAACCTGGAGACTGGTTCGGTGATTTTAAAGTATTGGAGTTTCTGGAAGAAATAGAGGAACCTTCGATTGGAAATATAGAATATGAATACTGTCAGACACTCGAAAAGCTGGAACTTGTCGCTTTTGCGAAGAAGATTATTTCAATTCTTGATTAG
- a CDS encoding ABC transporter substrate-binding protein, translated as MKKLLILFSAFLLVWGLAACSSSQSSGEKEDKLKKVSIVLDWTPNTNHTGIYVAKEKGYFKNHGLDVKIILPGEAGADQLVASGKSEFGVSYQEGITQARIQGIPLVSLAAVLQHNTSGFASPKAKNIVSPKDFEGKTYGGWGSPIEKAVINSLMKQENADVEKVKVVNMGDSDFFTAVNRDIDFAWIYYGWTGVEAEIRNESINMVYLTDFSKKLDYYTPVITTNEKMIKDDPETVKEFMAALTEGYEFAIEHPADSAEILIKAVPDLDEELVKRSQEWLSPRYQDDAERWGEQKLEVWQNYSEWMFENNLLEKELEAEKAFTNEFLPEGRN; from the coding sequence ATGAAGAAATTATTAATCTTGTTTTCTGCTTTTTTGTTAGTCTGGGGCCTGGCTGCCTGTTCTTCAAGTCAGTCATCAGGGGAGAAAGAAGACAAATTGAAGAAGGTGTCAATTGTCCTTGATTGGACGCCGAATACAAATCACACGGGAATTTATGTGGCAAAAGAAAAAGGCTATTTCAAGAATCATGGTTTGGACGTAAAGATAATCCTTCCGGGTGAAGCGGGAGCAGACCAGCTTGTCGCTTCTGGAAAATCGGAATTCGGAGTAAGTTACCAGGAAGGAATTACGCAGGCTAGAATCCAGGGGATTCCGCTTGTTTCACTGGCAGCTGTTCTTCAGCATAATACATCAGGATTTGCCTCACCGAAGGCTAAAAATATAGTTTCACCAAAGGACTTTGAAGGTAAAACCTATGGCGGCTGGGGATCGCCAATTGAAAAAGCTGTCATCAATTCATTGATGAAGCAAGAAAATGCAGATGTCGAGAAAGTGAAGGTTGTGAATATGGGAGACTCTGACTTTTTTACAGCGGTAAATCGTGACATTGATTTCGCCTGGATTTATTATGGTTGGACAGGAGTTGAGGCGGAAATTCGTAATGAATCAATCAATATGGTTTATTTAACAGATTTTTCAAAGAAGCTTGACTACTATACACCGGTTATTACCACAAATGAAAAAATGATCAAAGATGATCCCGAAACAGTCAAAGAATTCATGGCCGCACTTACAGAGGGATATGAATTTGCAATTGAGCACCCAGCTGACAGTGCAGAAATTCTGATTAAGGCGGTACCTGATTTGGATGAAGAACTGGTGAAGAGGAGTCAGGAATGGCTATCCCCTAGATACCAGGATGACGCTGAACGCTGGGGTGAGCAAAAGCTGGAGGTTTGGCAGAATTACAGTGAGTGGATGTTTGAGAATAACCTTCTAGAGAAGGAATTAGAAGCTGAAAAAGCCTTTACCAATGAATTTTTACCAGAAGGGAGGAACTAA
- a CDS encoding MTH1187 family thiamine-binding protein — protein MATALVSVQIIPKASSAEEVIELVDEAIKIIDRSGVNYEVHPLETTMEGELEHLLAVIAEMNKKMIELGAPNVISQVKVLYQPDGITMGRLTEKYRQ, from the coding sequence ATGGCAACAGCGTTAGTAAGTGTACAAATCATACCTAAAGCTTCTTCTGCAGAGGAGGTCATTGAATTGGTGGATGAGGCAATCAAAATCATTGATCGGTCCGGTGTAAATTATGAAGTCCATCCGCTGGAAACAACGATGGAGGGTGAACTGGAGCATCTGTTAGCGGTGATAGCCGAGATGAACAAGAAAATGATTGAACTTGGAGCTCCGAATGTCATTTCCCAGGTGAAAGTCTTATATCAGCCAGATGGAATTACGATGGGCAGGCTGACGGAGAAATATCGGCAATGA
- a CDS encoding ABC transporter permease, with protein MNTLWNKGWRPFLVLLLFFLFWEMITRVQEIPAWLLPAPSVIFKEAAGSYPLFLPDIGATLTLAITGLLLGSMIGFLIAMILHLIPSMRNALYPLLILSQNVPIIVLAPLLVIWFGFGFLPKLLIIILVCFFPVTIASLDGFSNVPRELLHYMRMSGATRFLTFAKLELPNALPPLFSGLKIAATYSVMGAVISEWLGAEKGIGVFMTLSSSSFRTDRVFIAIFIIIFFSMLLYSVIVMIEKNLIKWKVKGEE; from the coding sequence ATGAATACATTATGGAATAAAGGATGGCGGCCATTTTTGGTTCTCCTCCTTTTCTTCTTGTTTTGGGAAATGATCACTCGTGTACAGGAAATACCGGCATGGCTGCTGCCTGCCCCTTCTGTCATCTTCAAGGAAGCGGCAGGGAGTTATCCTTTATTTTTGCCGGACATAGGAGCAACCCTGACATTGGCGATTACCGGGCTTTTACTGGGATCAATGATCGGATTTTTGATTGCCATGATACTCCACTTGATACCTTCTATGAGAAACGCATTGTATCCATTGTTGATTCTATCGCAAAATGTACCGATTATCGTTTTGGCTCCTCTGTTGGTCATTTGGTTTGGTTTCGGCTTTTTGCCTAAATTGCTCATCATCATTTTAGTTTGTTTTTTCCCGGTCACTATTGCCTCATTGGATGGTTTCAGCAATGTTCCGAGAGAACTTCTCCATTACATGAGGATGTCAGGCGCTACACGATTTCTGACATTTGCGAAGCTTGAGCTTCCTAATGCACTGCCCCCTCTTTTCTCAGGATTGAAAATAGCAGCGACTTATAGCGTCATGGGTGCGGTTATTTCAGAATGGCTGGGAGCGGAGAAGGGGATTGGCGTTTTCATGACACTATCTTCTTCATCCTTCAGGACAGACCGTGTATTTATTGCCATTTTTATTATTATCTTTTTCAGCATGCTGCTCTATAGTGTAATTGTGATGATAGAAAAGAATTTGATTAAATGGAAGGTCAAAGGTGAGGAATGA
- a CDS encoding ABC transporter ATP-binding protein, with product MMEVKIRLENVSKSFKDTGVVLDDLSLYVKEGEFVSIIGPSGSGKSTIFQCIGGLLEPEEGMLFLDDRKINGETGNIAYMPQQNSLLPWRTVTDNILLGQELFQKPDKREAQNWLKKINLTYYQDAYPHQLSGGMKQRVAFLRALLSPKSVLLLDEPFSALDEFTRFDMQKWLLSIWEAKRKSVLFITHNIEEAIFLSDRIYLLSPRPAKIIREIKVSFKRPRTDTLLMENEFLELKREIYDDLKAGGLHESV from the coding sequence ATGATGGAAGTGAAAATCAGACTTGAAAACGTCAGCAAATCCTTCAAAGACACAGGAGTGGTGCTTGATGATCTCTCCCTTTATGTTAAAGAGGGAGAATTTGTTTCCATTATTGGACCTTCTGGAAGTGGTAAAAGCACTATTTTTCAATGTATAGGCGGCTTACTTGAACCTGAGGAAGGCATGCTGTTTCTTGATGACCGGAAAATTAATGGGGAAACAGGGAATATAGCATATATGCCCCAGCAGAATTCGCTTTTACCCTGGAGGACGGTAACTGATAACATTTTGCTTGGCCAGGAATTGTTCCAGAAGCCTGATAAACGTGAGGCTCAAAATTGGTTAAAGAAAATAAACCTAACATACTATCAAGATGCTTATCCCCATCAACTTTCAGGTGGGATGAAACAAAGGGTCGCATTTTTAAGAGCATTACTAAGTCCAAAATCTGTATTGCTGCTTGATGAGCCATTTTCGGCACTGGATGAATTCACCCGATTTGATATGCAAAAGTGGTTGTTATCAATCTGGGAAGCGAAGCGGAAATCAGTTTTGTTTATTACCCACAACATTGAAGAGGCTATTTTTTTATCTGATCGGATCTATCTCTTATCTCCTAGGCCAGCTAAAATCATTCGTGAGATTAAAGTATCTTTTAAGAGGCCGCGAACAGACACATTGCTTATGGAAAACGAGTTTCTCGAGCTGAAAAGGGAAATATACGACGATTTGAAGGCAGGCGGGTTGCATGAAAGTGTTTGA
- a CDS encoding TatD family hydrolase, translating to MKVFDAHIHFDKYTQKNQNQIIKTLAENKVEGMITVSMNLLSSKENLKLADQHPNIYPSFGFHPEQPLPTDNEVAELLNWIETNQEKMVAVGEVGLPYYLRKKEKGSRFPYRGYLEVLEQFIVLAKKLDKPIILHAIYDDASAVCDLLEKHNVRKAHFHWFKGDKKTMERMVENEYFISFTPDILYEIETREVAEFYPLHMTMAETDGPWPFEGIFQDKLTQPSMVHQVVRQIAAIKKVKVEDVYNSLYNQVKNFYKI from the coding sequence ATGAAAGTGTTTGATGCTCATATTCATTTTGATAAATATACCCAAAAAAATCAAAATCAAATTATCAAAACGTTAGCAGAAAATAAGGTAGAAGGTATGATAACAGTCTCAATGAACCTTTTATCCAGCAAAGAAAACCTAAAATTGGCTGACCAACACCCAAATATTTATCCCTCTTTTGGCTTCCATCCCGAACAGCCTCTGCCGACCGATAATGAAGTGGCGGAACTGTTAAATTGGATTGAAACAAATCAGGAAAAAATGGTCGCTGTCGGTGAAGTTGGACTGCCTTATTACCTCCGGAAGAAGGAAAAAGGCAGCAGGTTTCCTTATCGGGGTTATTTGGAGGTTTTAGAGCAATTTATTGTTTTGGCCAAGAAGCTGGATAAACCGATCATCCTTCATGCAATTTATGATGATGCATCTGCAGTATGTGACCTGTTGGAAAAACATAATGTAAGGAAGGCTCATTTTCATTGGTTTAAAGGGGATAAAAAAACAATGGAGAGAATGGTGGAGAACGAGTATTTTATATCATTCACTCCAGATATTTTATACGAGATCGAAACCAGAGAGGTTGCAGAGTTTTATCCATTACATATGACCATGGCAGAAACAGATGGACCTTGGCCATTTGAAGGGATCTTTCAAGACAAGCTGACTCAGCCTTCAATGGTTCACCAGGTGGTCCGGCAAATTGCAGCCATTAAGAAGGTCAAGGTTGAAGATGTTTACAACAGTTTGTACAACCAGGTGAAAAATTTCTATAAAATATAA
- a CDS encoding YfhE family protein, producing MNKNKAPNKGLNTEQNNGLSDAQEVLYAKEFSRAVKAENKYRAENGNKGK from the coding sequence ATGAATAAGAATAAAGCTCCCAACAAAGGGTTGAATACGGAACAGAACAATGGTTTGTCTGATGCGCAAGAAGTGCTTTACGCTAAGGAGTTTTCTCGTGCAGTAAAGGCCGAAAATAAGTATAGAGCAGAGAACGGAAACAAAGGAAAATAG
- a CDS encoding general stress protein, with product MEKTIVGGVFRNTDEAVGAIRRLKEMGFDAHDLSIFAKDDDKLENIEDQTDVDVIENDSDRGKNAGKGAGIGAGTGGVLGGIAGLIAEIGLLSIPGIGVLAAAGPLATTLSGAAIGATGGGIVGALTGAGVTEDDAKEYERYLKEGNILVLVEVDEERREEIHTTFRDSNSLNTDMYVTS from the coding sequence ATGGAAAAGACAATCGTAGGTGGAGTTTTCAGAAATACAGATGAAGCAGTTGGTGCAATTAGAAGACTTAAGGAAATGGGATTTGACGCTCACGACTTATCGATTTTTGCAAAAGACGATGATAAACTGGAGAACATTGAAGACCAAACGGATGTAGATGTAATTGAAAATGATTCAGATCGAGGAAAAAATGCTGGCAAGGGTGCCGGTATTGGAGCTGGGACTGGTGGTGTTCTTGGAGGAATCGCTGGTCTGATTGCCGAAATTGGCCTGCTTTCAATCCCGGGAATTGGTGTCCTTGCTGCCGCTGGTCCGCTTGCAACAACATTGAGCGGTGCAGCAATTGGCGCCACAGGAGGCGGAATTGTTGGTGCATTGACAGGCGCCGGAGTAACGGAAGATGACGCCAAGGAATATGAGAGATACTTGAAGGAAGGCAATATCCTGGTGTTAGTGGAAGTGGATGAGGAAAGAAGAGAGGAAATCCATACCACTTTTAGAGACTCTAATTCATTAAACACTGATATGTATGTGACTTCCTAA
- a CDS encoding S1C family serine protease gives MDNHKKSNFKSLFLTGIAGIVVGAILIFLLGPFSSEKDLVSTAKNDSEGKFTAKVSADEGEEDPTIKEAVNKSMDTVVSVVKYEGGSMWEGTEPQKAGSGSGVIYKKEDSKAYVVTNHHVISGASQIEISLGNEKKLPAKLLGSDPLLDLAVLEVNGEEIKDVIELGKSEKLEPGETAIAIGNPLGFLHGTITAGVISAPDRVMPVDIDQDGSIDWQSEVVQTDASINPGNSGGALINIQGELIGINSSKIAQEAVEGIGFAIPIDVAMPILKDLEEHGEVQRPYIGIVPISLADIPSQYYSETLNLPEGVENGIVVKEVVSTSPAGRAGLKEYDVITKLDDTEVKTAGELRKYLYTEKEIGDEVTVTFFRDGKEETATLTLVEDLSQSN, from the coding sequence ATGGATAATCATAAAAAGAGTAATTTTAAGTCTTTGTTTTTGACAGGCATTGCTGGAATAGTCGTTGGAGCGATTCTTATCTTCTTGCTTGGTCCGTTTTCGTCTGAAAAAGATTTAGTGTCTACAGCCAAGAACGATTCTGAGGGAAAGTTTACTGCAAAAGTCAGTGCTGATGAGGGTGAAGAAGATCCCACAATAAAGGAAGCAGTAAACAAAAGTATGGATACAGTTGTCAGCGTGGTGAAATACGAAGGGGGAAGTATGTGGGAAGGAACTGAGCCGCAAAAAGCCGGATCTGGTTCAGGAGTCATTTATAAAAAAGAGGATAGCAAAGCATACGTAGTAACCAATCACCATGTTATTTCCGGAGCAAGCCAGATTGAAATTAGCCTTGGAAACGAAAAAAAGCTTCCCGCGAAGCTCTTAGGCTCTGATCCATTGCTTGACCTTGCAGTATTGGAGGTGAATGGCGAGGAGATTAAAGATGTTATTGAACTTGGCAAGTCGGAAAAACTTGAGCCGGGAGAAACTGCGATTGCGATTGGCAATCCGCTTGGCTTCTTGCATGGTACCATAACTGCCGGTGTAATTAGCGCACCTGATCGAGTGATGCCTGTCGATATAGATCAAGATGGAAGCATTGACTGGCAGTCAGAAGTAGTCCAGACGGATGCGTCAATTAACCCAGGTAACAGCGGCGGTGCATTGATTAATATTCAGGGCGAATTGATTGGCATAAACTCATCAAAAATTGCCCAGGAAGCTGTTGAAGGAATCGGTTTTGCAATCCCAATTGATGTTGCGATGCCAATTTTAAAGGATCTGGAAGAACACGGAGAAGTGCAGAGGCCTTATATAGGTATCGTCCCAATCTCCTTAGCGGACATTCCATCACAATATTATAGCGAGACACTGAACTTGCCAGAGGGTGTTGAAAATGGGATTGTCGTTAAGGAAGTAGTCTCTACTTCACCAGCAGGAAGGGCCGGGTTAAAGGAATACGATGTCATTACAAAACTGGATGATACAGAGGTAAAAACTGCAGGAGAACTTCGAAAATATTTATATACCGAGAAAGAAATTGGAGATGAAGTAACAGTGACTTTTTTCAGGGATGGAAAAGAGGAGACTGCAACATTGACTCTGGTCGAAGATTTGTCACAAAGCAATTAA
- a CDS encoding FdhF/YdeP family oxidoreductase, whose translation MGKTKHPGPQKKAAMPAPKHWVSPIPFGLGKVKPKHIRDTMKTLWDNRDNFGYATNILTKGVCDGCALGVSGLQDQTLTGPHICTTRLNVLRLNTAGAIKPEILHADIDELRKYDSTQLRKLGRIPYPMIRRKGERKFSRISWDDAMDMVAEKAKKLDPKQYAFYLTSRGITNESYYVAGKVSRFLGTNNIDNASRICHSPSKTALKRSIGVGASTSNYQDWIGTDVLLFWGSVASNSSPVSSKYMLEAKKKGTKIIVVNPYKEPAMDEYWIPSNPESALFGTKIADDFYQVNIGGDIAFMHGIMKHWFDMEEIKHGSAINHQFVQEHVNGFEQLKAKVQEQEWEDIVTSSGISKERIIELAELLANSKNAVYAWALGLTMHSFATDNISQVANLALLRGHLGRKYAGLMPFRGHSSVQGSGEMGADPFVLPGGDFYGENIKRIEDLWGFELPDWQGDIVGVTLENILLPEEHERKIKMYYLSGGNFLETMPDPHFVEKALSELEIRVHQDIILNTSTLVDAKEAVIVLPAKTRYEQEGGGTSTSTERMVYFSPEIEGNKNQVEEARAEWKIYIDLAKRVKPETSHLVDFKDAQEIRNEIALANPNYDGIQHLKKAGDVFQWGGAWLCEDGICPTSDGKGNLISVDIPELGKKEGQFIVTSRRGKQFNSMVYNEVDPLNGAGRYDVLMNAEDAQDLSIAEGEGIVLYNGFGVFQGRAKFVDISRSNVQVHFPEGNFLLPRGRYEKYAGIPDFNITVTLEKADRFNARKDVEHHEKRIEDDELDAPA comes from the coding sequence TTGGGTAAAACAAAACATCCAGGACCACAGAAAAAAGCGGCTATGCCTGCACCAAAGCACTGGGTAAGTCCAATTCCTTTCGGGCTTGGCAAGGTGAAGCCGAAACATATAAGAGATACCATGAAAACCCTTTGGGACAATCGGGATAACTTCGGCTACGCGACCAACATCCTGACCAAAGGAGTATGTGATGGATGTGCATTAGGTGTATCAGGCTTGCAAGACCAGACCTTGACAGGCCCGCATATTTGTACGACAAGATTGAATGTCCTTAGACTGAATACTGCCGGGGCAATAAAGCCGGAAATTCTTCATGCTGATATAGATGAACTAAGAAAATATGACAGCACCCAGCTGCGTAAACTGGGACGCATCCCCTATCCAATGATCCGCAGGAAGGGTGAGCGCAAGTTTTCCCGAATTTCCTGGGATGATGCAATGGATATGGTTGCAGAGAAAGCGAAAAAGCTGGATCCGAAACAGTACGCTTTTTACCTGACAAGCCGAGGGATTACAAATGAATCTTACTATGTAGCCGGAAAAGTCTCCCGCTTTCTTGGCACGAACAATATTGACAATGCAAGCCGGATTTGCCATTCGCCTTCAAAAACAGCATTAAAACGCTCGATTGGCGTTGGTGCTTCCACTTCTAATTACCAGGACTGGATTGGCACTGATGTCTTGTTGTTCTGGGGCAGTGTGGCATCGAACAGCTCTCCTGTATCGTCGAAATATATGCTGGAAGCAAAGAAGAAAGGAACAAAAATCATTGTTGTAAACCCATATAAAGAGCCTGCAATGGATGAGTACTGGATTCCTTCAAATCCAGAATCTGCTCTTTTTGGCACGAAAATCGCAGATGATTTTTACCAGGTCAATATCGGTGGTGACATTGCCTTCATGCATGGGATCATGAAGCACTGGTTTGATATGGAGGAAATCAAGCACGGTTCAGCCATCAATCATCAATTTGTACAAGAGCATGTGAATGGTTTTGAGCAATTGAAAGCGAAGGTCCAGGAGCAAGAATGGGAAGATATTGTCACATCTTCCGGTATTTCTAAAGAACGCATTATCGAGTTGGCGGAACTGCTCGCTAACAGCAAGAATGCCGTTTATGCCTGGGCACTTGGTTTGACGATGCATTCATTCGCTACAGACAATATTTCACAAGTGGCAAACCTTGCGCTGCTCAGAGGACACCTTGGCCGAAAGTACGCAGGCCTGATGCCTTTCCGCGGACACTCTTCTGTTCAGGGCAGCGGTGAAATGGGTGCGGATCCTTTCGTTCTTCCAGGCGGAGATTTTTATGGAGAAAATATTAAACGAATTGAGGATCTATGGGGATTCGAACTTCCGGATTGGCAAGGCGATATTGTCGGAGTAACTCTTGAGAATATTTTGCTTCCTGAAGAGCATGAACGCAAAATCAAAATGTATTACTTATCTGGAGGCAATTTCCTTGAAACGATGCCAGACCCACACTTTGTGGAAAAAGCATTGTCCGAACTCGAGATTCGTGTTCATCAGGATATCATCCTGAATACTTCTACCCTTGTTGATGCAAAGGAAGCCGTCATTGTCCTCCCTGCGAAGACTCGTTATGAGCAGGAAGGCGGCGGAACATCCACTTCAACTGAGCGAATGGTTTATTTTAGCCCGGAAATTGAAGGCAACAAGAATCAGGTTGAAGAAGCTCGCGCTGAGTGGAAAATCTACATTGATTTAGCTAAGCGGGTAAAGCCTGAGACTTCCCATTTGGTTGATTTTAAAGATGCACAGGAGATACGGAATGAAATCGCACTGGCGAATCCTAATTATGATGGAATACAACATCTTAAAAAAGCAGGAGATGTGTTCCAATGGGGCGGCGCCTGGTTATGTGAGGATGGAATCTGCCCTACTTCTGACGGAAAAGGAAACCTGATTTCAGTTGATATTCCTGAACTCGGTAAAAAGGAAGGACAATTCATCGTTACTTCCCGCCGTGGAAAGCAATTCAATTCCATGGTCTACAATGAAGTAGATCCTCTTAACGGTGCCGGGCGCTATGATGTGCTGATGAATGCAGAAGACGCACAGGACCTTAGCATTGCCGAAGGTGAAGGAATTGTCCTATACAATGGCTTCGGTGTCTTCCAGGGCAGAGCTAAATTCGTAGACATTTCACGGAGCAACGTCCAGGTCCACTTCCCTGAAGGAAACTTCCTTCTCCCAAGAGGACGCTATGAAAAATACGCCGGTATCCCAGATTTCAACATCACTGTCACACTGGAAAAAGCTGACCGCTTCAACGCCCGAAAAGACGTCGAACACCACGAAAAACGCATTGAAGACGATGAACTTGATGCACCAGCATAA
- a CDS encoding DUF2294 domain-containing protein has translation MNKYEAEFSNLVRSFRKKHMGKGPSKITTTFCKKWAICEMEGNLSPVEKFIASANEGKQALRAARTEMVKEMYRKNPPEEMEEFLGCKLVELFVDIDIDRDFGMSIFVFDEDIQEKFCNL, from the coding sequence ATGAATAAATACGAGGCAGAATTCAGCAATCTGGTCCGATCCTTTCGCAAAAAGCATATGGGCAAAGGGCCAAGCAAAATAACCACTACCTTCTGTAAGAAATGGGCCATCTGCGAAATGGAAGGAAACCTTTCACCTGTAGAAAAATTCATTGCATCAGCCAATGAAGGAAAACAGGCACTTAGGGCGGCCAGAACAGAAATGGTCAAAGAAATGTACCGAAAGAATCCTCCAGAAGAAATGGAAGAGTTTCTCGGCTGCAAGTTGGTAGAACTTTTTGTAGATATAGATATCGATCGTGATTTTGGAATGTCCATCTTTGTTTTTGATGAGGACATTCAAGAAAAATTCTGTAACTTATAA
- a CDS encoding OFA family MFS transporter, producing the protein MKKTKNRWLIAASAVGIHISIGSVYAWSNFTNPLIEEFGWTSKQVQFTFSLAILFLGLSAAFLGHFVEKHGPRKAGLLAAAFFGAGILGSGLAVNLGSLPLLYVTYGVLGGIGLGVGYIAPVSTLVKWFPDRRGLATGLAIMGFGFAAAISSPIMDSLIKSVGTANTFYILGAAYFIIMTLSSLYLERPPVDWAPKGFKEKAESGKVKVKKDLSQLTANEAIKTSRFYYLWVMLFINVTCGIAILSAAKPLAEESVGLSTAEAAALVGVLGLFNGFGRIAWASISDYIGRPNTYTIFFATQIVLFMLLPHTKEAFLFQVMLAVVYTMYGGGFAAIPAFIGDIFGTKQLGAIHGYILTAWAAAGLAGPMFAAWMKDTTGSYATSLTFFSGLFVVALAVSILIRRDINKLRKQNEANERLAG; encoded by the coding sequence ATGAAAAAAACGAAGAATCGATGGCTTATTGCAGCCTCAGCAGTGGGAATTCATATTTCCATTGGGTCTGTATATGCCTGGAGCAACTTTACGAACCCATTAATCGAGGAGTTCGGCTGGACTTCCAAGCAAGTACAATTTACATTCAGCCTTGCCATTTTATTTTTAGGATTATCCGCAGCGTTCCTCGGGCATTTTGTTGAAAAACACGGTCCAAGAAAAGCCGGACTCCTGGCAGCAGCCTTTTTCGGAGCAGGTATTTTAGGCTCAGGACTGGCGGTCAATCTCGGTTCATTGCCATTATTGTATGTTACTTATGGTGTTTTAGGCGGAATCGGTCTGGGAGTCGGATATATAGCCCCGGTTTCCACTTTGGTAAAATGGTTCCCAGACAGACGTGGGCTTGCCACAGGACTTGCCATCATGGGATTTGGATTTGCAGCAGCGATCAGCAGCCCAATCATGGATTCTCTGATTAAATCTGTAGGAACTGCCAATACATTTTACATTCTCGGTGCAGCTTATTTTATTATCATGACACTGTCGTCCCTTTACCTCGAAAGGCCTCCTGTTGATTGGGCACCAAAAGGCTTTAAGGAAAAAGCTGAATCAGGAAAAGTGAAAGTCAAGAAAGACCTTTCCCAGCTGACAGCCAATGAAGCAATAAAAACTTCACGTTTTTACTATCTTTGGGTGATGCTGTTCATCAATGTTACTTGCGGAATCGCCATCCTTTCAGCTGCAAAACCGTTAGCAGAAGAAAGTGTTGGTCTATCGACAGCAGAGGCAGCTGCACTTGTAGGTGTTTTAGGTCTATTCAACGGCTTTGGACGAATTGCATGGGCTTCGATTTCTGACTATATCGGCCGCCCCAACACATACACAATTTTCTTTGCAACACAGATTGTCTTGTTCATGCTGCTGCCGCATACAAAGGAAGCCTTTCTATTCCAGGTAATGCTTGCGGTAGTTTACACAATGTATGGCGGGGGTTTTGCAGCCATTCCAGCATTCATCGGTGACATATTTGGAACAAAACAGCTCGGTGCGATACACGGCTATATCCTGACTGCATGGGCAGCTGCAGGATTGGCTGGACCAATGTTCGCAGCCTGGATGAAAGACACTACAGGAAGCTATGCAACAAGCTTAACGTTCTTCAGCGGACTGTTCGTTGTTGCGCTGGCGGTGTCCATTCTAATCCGCCGCGACATCAATAAGCTACGAAAACAAAATGAAGCTAATGAAAGACTAGCTGGTTAA